Proteins from a genomic interval of Microbacterium phyllosphaerae:
- a CDS encoding choice-of-anchor G family protein, whose product MILASVLVPTAAHALDAAEPTDPSVAQGQIIQLPAALLGGLDIAALGHTITSNPAAPGSELGGLDVDLLEALSIDVGTLNIPLLTDGTTPGLLQLGDLGATQSFSSSPSQTESVASSGTITSGGAIDTGAIDGSTNPATLELTDLFDQLAVAGLTDAVLDEASVGIGALASRATSVTGTTASEYRVADLNLDLHSNLVAGLATTLGSAIQGTVTPVSNLAGPGGALTGLATTLVNTINAIPDVPLIAAFEATGGTVAIDGIDTVGDTVVTELLEEPVENTTGSVLVDLNDGTISVDLAKILVETGAGADLNSLPANTPVLSATTIAAIQQGITSALTGTHPNSLNGKVATILDSTLDSLGVTITVGVDLTNPLTGIDLLSGDVTVAGTLAQFAGTQTPAPTVTTDIALAGLNIGVLLNPVVSAVTTAVATTTGPLVNTALNSVIPLVQPALAALTGPVLSTLDPVLQGVLSGVATITINEQSAPGDIPGDSFTVRALGIDLLPAVGGGVSLDLGSSTVKAAAAAVAAIDAAATVQAGTSLPVTGSGWPANTDVTVQVTTAGGGIVNDPVPVTTDASGNFTLAYSIPRATVPGTGYIVTATDGTSDAEDTTEVTAAAAIDAAPAVQAGTDLGVSGTNWPANTEVSVQLTAPGGGANIGGPEPVTTDGSGSFTLDYPVPAGTPAATGYTVTASVGTQTATDTTEVTDAPVAAIDAAATVQAGTNLAVSGSNWPANTEVSVQLTAPGGGADVGGPETATTDASGGFTLSYPVPASAVPGTAYTVAATAGAVTAIDTTEVTAAAAVEAAATVQAGTSLPLTGTGWPANTDVSVQLTAPGGGANVGGPETVTTDASGGFTLDYPVPASATPGTGYTVTANVGTQTATDTTEVTAAAAVDAAATVQAGTSLPVTGTGWPANTDVSVQLTAPGGGANVGGPETVTTDASGGFTLQYPVPASATPGTGYTVTANVGTQTATDTTAVTAAATIDADATVEAGTDLAVAGTNWPADTEITVQLTAPDGANVGAAQTVTTGPLGGFTLDYPVPAGTPAGTGYTVTASVGTQTATDTTEVTAAPVVVDAAASVPAGTNLAVTGTGWPVNASVSLQLTAPGGGADVGGPVTATTDEFGAFTENYPVPADAVPGTGYTLTATSGAFSDTDTTEVTAGDPGDVNTNAAASASASADATADGDPSAQAAAEAAAFSDATAIASAAADASAESAAEAAALTAASTDASTTSTSTANASAAVAAQAAAQADASDDVNADASTAADSNSAASSESAATADSSTNASSEASANTNAAASASASANADASTDAVAEAAAQASAFADATAEGSAAADPAAEAAAESAATATSSTAATADATSEANAGAAIAAQAAALADATTDTAAEASATSDASTSASSNASAAAIANASTDASSDAVATADASAAADPSAEVNTNASASAAASAQADDDSNASVEAAAVAAALADATSTASAAADVTADAAASAAATDDASTDASTTATTDANASAAAAAQAAAQTDATSTSVADASASADADPNASAAAAANASSSATASASAAADASAEAAAEASASATAEASASADAAADPTGDIAITIKVPVLERGAKQTAVGTGFEPGEEVTGVMTSAPIALGSQVADDEGTVTFTWTVPSDTDLGTHTVTLTGASSGSVAATFQVVASGLATTGGEVQGGWIALAALLLMLGLGATRIARSRRPMVQAE is encoded by the coding sequence GTGATTCTCGCAAGTGTGCTGGTGCCGACGGCGGCCCACGCGCTGGACGCGGCGGAGCCGACCGATCCGTCGGTCGCGCAGGGCCAGATCATCCAGCTGCCCGCCGCTCTGCTCGGCGGTCTGGACATCGCGGCACTCGGCCACACGATCACCAGCAATCCGGCAGCACCGGGTTCTGAGCTCGGCGGCCTGGATGTGGACCTGCTCGAGGCTCTCAGCATCGACGTCGGCACGCTGAACATCCCGTTGCTCACCGATGGCACGACGCCCGGTCTGCTGCAGCTCGGCGACCTGGGCGCCACGCAGAGCTTCAGCTCTTCGCCGTCGCAGACCGAATCGGTCGCCTCCTCGGGCACGATCACCTCGGGTGGTGCGATCGACACGGGTGCGATCGACGGCAGCACGAACCCCGCGACCCTCGAGCTGACCGATCTCTTCGATCAGCTCGCCGTCGCCGGCCTCACGGATGCCGTGCTCGACGAGGCGTCGGTCGGTATCGGGGCTCTTGCCTCACGGGCCACCTCCGTCACGGGAACGACCGCGTCCGAGTATCGCGTCGCGGATCTGAACCTCGACCTCCACAGCAACCTGGTCGCAGGACTCGCGACCACGCTGGGGTCGGCGATCCAGGGCACGGTGACCCCCGTGAGCAACCTCGCGGGCCCGGGCGGAGCGCTCACCGGCCTCGCCACGACACTGGTGAACACGATCAATGCGATTCCCGACGTGCCGCTCATCGCGGCCTTCGAGGCGACCGGTGGGACGGTCGCGATCGACGGCATCGACACGGTCGGCGACACGGTCGTCACCGAACTGCTCGAGGAGCCGGTCGAGAACACCACGGGCTCGGTCCTCGTCGACCTGAACGATGGGACGATCTCGGTCGACCTCGCGAAGATCCTCGTCGAGACGGGCGCAGGAGCAGACCTCAACTCGCTCCCGGCGAACACGCCGGTGCTGTCCGCGACCACGATCGCGGCCATTCAGCAGGGCATCACCTCGGCGCTGACCGGGACGCACCCGAACAGCCTGAACGGCAAGGTCGCGACGATCCTCGATTCCACGCTGGACTCGCTCGGCGTCACGATCACGGTCGGGGTGGATCTCACCAACCCGCTCACGGGCATCGACCTCCTCTCGGGCGACGTCACGGTGGCAGGAACCCTCGCGCAGTTCGCGGGGACACAGACCCCGGCGCCGACCGTCACCACCGACATCGCACTGGCAGGGCTCAACATCGGCGTGCTGCTCAACCCGGTGGTGAGTGCCGTCACGACGGCCGTCGCCACGACGACCGGGCCACTGGTGAACACCGCGCTGAACAGTGTCATCCCGCTCGTGCAGCCGGCACTCGCCGCGCTGACGGGACCCGTGCTCTCGACCCTCGACCCTGTGCTGCAGGGTGTGCTGTCGGGTGTGGCGACCATCACGATCAATGAGCAGTCCGCGCCGGGCGACATTCCCGGTGACAGCTTCACCGTGCGTGCACTCGGCATCGACCTGCTGCCTGCCGTGGGCGGCGGGGTCTCGCTCGACCTCGGGTCTTCGACTGTCAAGGCGGCCGCTGCGGCCGTCGCTGCGATCGATGCGGCAGCCACCGTGCAGGCGGGCACCAGTCTTCCCGTGACCGGCTCCGGCTGGCCGGCGAACACCGACGTCACCGTGCAGGTGACGACCGCCGGTGGCGGAATCGTCAACGACCCGGTGCCGGTGACGACGGATGCCTCGGGTAACTTCACCCTCGCGTATTCGATCCCGAGAGCCACGGTGCCCGGCACCGGCTACATCGTGACCGCGACGGACGGCACGAGCGACGCGGAGGACACGACCGAGGTCACCGCTGCCGCGGCGATCGACGCGGCACCCGCCGTGCAAGCGGGCACCGACCTCGGCGTCTCCGGAACCAATTGGCCCGCGAACACCGAGGTCTCGGTGCAGCTCACGGCGCCCGGCGGCGGCGCGAACATCGGGGGACCCGAGCCCGTGACGACCGACGGTTCGGGTTCGTTCACGCTCGACTACCCGGTGCCGGCCGGAACCCCCGCCGCGACCGGCTACACGGTCACGGCGAGCGTCGGCACGCAGACGGCGACCGATACGACCGAGGTGACGGATGCTCCGGTCGCGGCGATCGATGCCGCGGCGACGGTGCAGGCGGGCACGAACCTCGCGGTCTCCGGATCGAACTGGCCGGCGAACACCGAGGTCTCGGTGCAGCTGACCGCTCCCGGTGGCGGTGCGGACGTCGGTGGTCCTGAGACGGCGACGACGGATGCATCGGGTGGGTTCACACTGAGCTATCCGGTTCCGGCATCAGCGGTTCCCGGCACGGCGTACACCGTCGCGGCGACAGCAGGAGCGGTCACCGCGATCGACACGACCGAGGTGACCGCCGCGGCTGCGGTGGAGGCAGCGGCAACCGTGCAGGCGGGCACCAGCCTTCCGCTCACGGGCACGGGATGGCCGGCGAATACCGATGTGTCGGTGCAGCTGACGGCTCCGGGCGGTGGCGCGAACGTCGGTGGTCCGGAGACGGTGACGACGGATGCATCGGGTGGATTCACGCTCGACTACCCGGTTCCCGCATCCGCGACTCCCGGCACCGGTTACACGGTGACGGCGAACGTGGGTACGCAGACCGCGACCGACACGACCGAGGTGACCGCCGCGGCTGCGGTGGACGCCGCAGCGACCGTGCAGGCGGGCACCAGCCTCCCTGTCACGGGCACGGGATGGCCGGCGAACACCGATGTGTCGGTGCAGCTGACGGCCCCCGGCGGTGGCGCGAACGTCGGCGGTCCGGAGACGGTCACGACGGACGCATCGGGCGGCTTCACGCTGCAGTACCCGGTGCCCGCATCCGCGACTCCCGGCACCGGTTACACGGTGACGGCGAACGTGGGCACGCAGACCGCGACCGACACGACCGCGGTCACCGCCGCGGCGACGATCGACGCAGACGCGACCGTCGAGGCGGGCACCGACCTCGCCGTCGCGGGCACCAACTGGCCCGCAGACACCGAGATCACGGTGCAGCTGACCGCGCCGGATGGCGCGAACGTCGGCGCCGCACAGACGGTGACGACGGGTCCGCTCGGCGGATTCACGCTCGACTACCCGGTGCCGGCCGGCACCCCCGCGGGCACCGGCTACACGGTCACGGCGAGTGTGGGCACGCAGACGGCGACCGACACGACCGAGGTCACGGCGGCTCCCGTCGTCGTGGATGCGGCCGCGTCCGTCCCGGCGGGCACCAACCTGGCCGTCACCGGTACGGGATGGCCGGTGAACGCCTCGGTGTCGCTGCAGCTCACCGCCCCTGGCGGTGGCGCGGACGTCGGTGGTCCGGTGACCGCGACGACCGACGAGTTCGGCGCGTTCACGGAGAACTATCCGGTTCCGGCTGACGCAGTGCCCGGCACGGGTTATACGCTCACGGCCACCTCCGGTGCGTTCAGCGACACGGACACCACCGAGGTGACCGCGGGCGACCCGGGCGATGTCAACACGAACGCGGCGGCTTCGGCATCCGCGTCGGCTGACGCGACCGCAGACGGAGACCCGTCGGCGCAGGCGGCAGCAGAAGCAGCGGCGTTCTCCGATGCGACGGCGATCGCTTCGGCGGCTGCGGACGCGAGTGCGGAGTCGGCGGCCGAGGCTGCGGCGCTCACGGCGGCATCGACGGATGCGTCGACCACCTCCACCTCGACAGCCAATGCCTCCGCGGCGGTGGCTGCTCAGGCGGCGGCGCAGGCGGATGCCTCGGACGACGTGAACGCGGATGCCTCGACGGCGGCGGACTCGAACTCGGCGGCATCGTCGGAGTCGGCGGCGACGGCGGACTCGTCGACGAACGCCTCCTCCGAGGCCTCGGCCAACACGAACGCGGCGGCTTCGGCATCCGCATCGGCGAATGCCGACGCCTCGACCGATGCAGTCGCTGAAGCGGCGGCTCAGGCCTCCGCCTTCGCGGACGCCACGGCTGAGGGCTCGGCTGCGGCCGACCCGGCGGCAGAGGCTGCGGCGGAATCGGCGGCGACGGCGACATCGTCGACGGCCGCGACCGCAGATGCCACCTCCGAGGCGAACGCCGGTGCGGCGATCGCAGCTCAGGCGGCCGCTCTGGCTGACGCGACGACCGACACCGCGGCTGAGGCCTCGGCGACGTCGGACGCCAGCACGAGCGCCTCGTCGAACGCGAGCGCGGCGGCCATCGCCAACGCGTCGACCGATGCCTCGTCGGATGCGGTCGCCACGGCGGACGCCTCTGCGGCGGCGGATCCGTCGGCCGAGGTCAACACCAACGCCTCGGCGTCGGCTGCGGCATCGGCTCAGGCTGATGATGACAGCAACGCCTCGGTGGAGGCGGCGGCAGTCGCAGCGGCACTCGCCGACGCGACCAGCACCGCCTCGGCGGCGGCGGATGTGACGGCGGATGCAGCGGCCTCGGCCGCCGCGACGGACGACGCGTCCACGGATGCCTCGACGACGGCCACCACGGATGCCAATGCCTCTGCGGCGGCGGCGGCCCAGGCGGCGGCGCAGACCGATGCGACCTCGACGAGCGTGGCTGACGCGTCGGCTTCGGCCGATGCCGACCCGAACGCGTCGGCGGCCGCGGCGGCCAACGCGTCATCGTCTGCCACGGCATCCGCGTCGGCAGCTGCTGATGCATCGGCAGAGGCCGCGGCGGAAGCATCCGCGTCGGCGACGGCTGAGGCCTCGGCATCCGCGGATGCAGCGGCCGATCCGACCGGAGACATCGCGATCACGATCAAGGTCCCGGTTCTCGAGCGCGGTGCGAAGCAGACCGCTGTCGGCACCGGATTCGAGCCCGGCGAGGAGGTCACCGGTGTGATGACCTCGGCGCCGATCGCACTCGGATCCCAGGTCGCCGACGACGAGGGCACGGTCACCTTCACCTGGACGGTCCCGTCCGACACCGACCTCGGAACCCACACCGTGACCCTGACCGGAGCGAGCTCCGGCAGTGTGGCGGCCACGTTCCAGGTCGTGGCCTCGGGTCTCGCCACCACCGGTGGTGAAGTCCAGGGCGGATGGATCGCTCTGGCGGCCCTGCTGCTGATGCTCGGACTGGGGGCGACGCGGATCGCACGATCCCGCCGTCCGATGGTCCAGGCGGAGTAG
- a CDS encoding DUF5819 family protein encodes MSTMTDTSPEEQAASASVAQARPRPTWWVKLIAFAACLLTLWHVGASFLWIAPYSALREIPTQEVLAGYMLPMFGQSWSVFAPEPINGDYHFNVRAVIEKDGEEVETGWVSATDVELSTIRYNLMPPRAGIQSSEVASGQMNAFNKLNADQKAVVGLDFDEGEWEEWMVRSFDELEGDNPSTEAYMAEEHLSTAYATQVAYAIWGADAVIKVQYRVSRQNVVPYADRNDPGAQRPDPTFSTTGWRLPIEEEGQSRENFANTFRAQFERIQP; translated from the coding sequence ATGAGCACGATGACTGACACCTCACCGGAAGAGCAGGCGGCTTCGGCTTCCGTCGCCCAGGCACGACCCCGACCGACCTGGTGGGTGAAGCTCATCGCCTTCGCGGCGTGCCTGCTGACCCTGTGGCATGTGGGCGCGTCGTTCCTCTGGATCGCGCCGTACTCGGCGCTGCGCGAGATCCCCACGCAGGAGGTCCTCGCCGGATACATGCTGCCGATGTTCGGTCAGTCCTGGAGCGTCTTCGCGCCCGAGCCGATCAACGGCGACTACCACTTCAATGTCCGCGCCGTCATCGAGAAGGACGGCGAGGAGGTCGAGACAGGCTGGGTGAGTGCCACCGACGTCGAGCTCTCGACGATCCGCTACAACCTGATGCCCCCTCGCGCCGGCATCCAGTCCAGCGAGGTCGCCAGCGGTCAGATGAACGCGTTCAACAAGCTGAACGCGGATCAGAAGGCCGTCGTCGGGCTCGACTTCGACGAGGGCGAGTGGGAGGAGTGGATGGTCCGCTCGTTCGACGAGCTCGAGGGAGACAACCCGTCGACCGAGGCCTACATGGCCGAGGAGCACCTCTCGACGGCGTACGCCACCCAGGTCGCCTACGCGATCTGGGGTGCTGACGCCGTCATCAAGGTGCAGTACCGCGTGAGCAGGCAGAACGTGGTTCCCTACGCGGATCGCAACGACCCGGGCGCGCAGCGCCCCGACCCGACGTTCTCGACGACGGGCTGGCGTCTGCCCATAGAAGAGGAAGGCCAGAGCCGCGAGAACTTCGCGAACACCTTCCGCGCACAGTTCGAGAGGATCCAGCCGTGA